In Candidatus Woesebacteria bacterium, one DNA window encodes the following:
- a CDS encoding N-acetylmuramoyl-L-alanine amidase, which translates to MILEILINTDDGEEDYDTTWYPNGYASNQSTIGHDGTGSCDVGLRFDNSGIAEDASILNAKIRVKCAVNSTKRPTLKIRGILQAAPATWDQATRPSTRPKTIAAVDWDIGTDWAINTWYESPDITSIIQEIVNQTGFNGDIALVIEDDASPSNQYENIWDYNQGATESPELVVTLGSTTKIQKSLTYYLEPQIQGVNLPKQLKYAVDATPSPIQKSLTYRIDLPGVSLIQKALKYGVLTTPTPITKQLKYCIDKAPIKITKSLRYEIVPPPAIEKQLKYTILTQHLIEKELRYFIQEAIPPTEKSKNQVLKTYNVIEQNSDDGREDSDGNWNKDGNASHIITMGNYGGKTHTGAFRFRHVNIPRNATIFFARLRLRCAYTDSTAFTTKLRIKGIKEADVQPFSATNKPSTKPKTVDTVAWEIYKQWNVNEWVQTPNLLLIVQELVRQSDWKAGNAMAFIIEDDGSAAENCKSVWDSSSGAEDKAELEIYWFDKEVNVSFLQLNDRDGEEDYRDKTPPTNAWYPDGWGNNRITCGDDGTYSPDASPNDAGFIFSPILIPKKAQIVSARLLVTSDNQNNAMTNWIIRGFAEDNAAPFASDGSNRPSTRMKTQAWVQWTLGVAEGGILTGIHWTAQSVYESPELKEIVQEIVDRAGWIGDASQKLGLVIESEHSAIGNAKYIVDYSKGGAGQWAAQLIIAWQQKRRTTTITKDLAAYDKANYPEFIIVHHSATPRDSTKFITIKNAHISYGWGDIGYHKWVSGLLDGDGILIQGRPENWIGAHTNSNKQNYRSIGVCVCGDFHSTAGNEIPTAAQLATLQQLLDTIRKQRNTPKERVLGHTEVPGAATNCPGDNLLPYIQNYRLTGSLT; encoded by the coding sequence GTGATTCTGGAGATCTTAATTAACACCGACGATGGTGAAGAAGATTACGATACGACCTGGTATCCCAACGGCTACGCCAGCAACCAATCGACAATAGGTCATGACGGCACAGGCAGCTGTGATGTAGGTTTGAGATTTGACAATTCAGGCATTGCCGAGGATGCCAGCATCTTAAATGCTAAGATAAGAGTAAAATGCGCTGTCAACTCAACCAAAAGACCGACACTGAAAATTAGAGGAATCCTCCAGGCAGCTCCTGCCACCTGGGATCAGGCAACCAGACCATCCACCCGACCCAAAACCATAGCAGCCGTAGACTGGGACATAGGAACAGATTGGGCAATTAACACCTGGTATGAAAGCCCCGACATTACTAGCATTATTCAGGAAATCGTCAACCAGACAGGCTTTAATGGAGATATCGCCCTAGTGATTGAAGATGATGCCAGCCCAAGCAACCAATACGAAAACATTTGGGACTACAATCAAGGGGCAACCGAATCACCAGAGTTAGTGGTAACTCTCGGCTCAACGACCAAAATCCAAAAATCCCTCACCTACTACCTCGAACCGCAGATACAAGGGGTCAATCTTCCCAAGCAACTGAAGTATGCGGTTGACGCCACCCCTTCCCCGATCCAAAAGAGCCTGACCTACCGCATCGACCTGCCAGGAGTGAGTCTCATCCAGAAGGCACTTAAATACGGCGTCCTGACTACTCCCACTCCGATCACAAAACAGCTGAAATACTGCATCGATAAAGCGCCAATCAAAATAACCAAGAGCCTGCGCTATGAGATCGTGCCACCGCCTGCGATTGAAAAACAACTCAAATACACAATTCTTACCCAGCATTTAATCGAAAAAGAGTTGCGCTACTTCATTCAGGAAGCAATTCCACCCACCGAAAAAAGCAAAAACCAAGTCTTAAAAACTTACAATGTCATTGAGCAAAACTCAGATGACGGCAGAGAAGACAGTGACGGCAACTGGAATAAGGACGGCAATGCCAGTCACATCATAACGATGGGCAACTATGGAGGTAAAACCCATACAGGAGCGTTCCGCTTCCGCCATGTCAATATTCCTAGAAACGCCACTATCTTCTTTGCTAGACTGAGACTGCGCTGTGCTTATACTGATTCCACCGCATTTACCACCAAGCTAAGAATCAAAGGTATCAAAGAAGCCGACGTACAGCCATTCAGCGCCACGAACAAACCAAGTACGAAACCAAAAACAGTCGACACAGTAGCTTGGGAAATTTATAAACAGTGGAATGTCAACGAATGGGTGCAAACTCCCAACCTGCTCCTGATAGTGCAAGAACTGGTGAGACAAAGCGACTGGAAGGCAGGCAATGCGATGGCATTCATAATCGAGGATGACGGCAGTGCTGCGGAAAACTGCAAGAGCGTCTGGGATAGTTCAAGCGGTGCTGAAGACAAAGCCGAACTGGAGATTTACTGGTTTGACAAAGAGGTTAATGTTTCCTTCTTGCAATTAAATGACCGAGACGGCGAAGAAGACTACCGAGACAAAACTCCACCCACTAACGCCTGGTATCCTGACGGCTGGGGCAATAACCGAATCACCTGTGGAGATGATGGCACTTACTCGCCAGACGCCTCACCCAATGACGCAGGCTTTATCTTCAGTCCGATTTTAATTCCCAAAAAAGCACAAATCGTCTCCGCTCGCCTGCTGGTGACCAGCGACAACCAGAATAACGCTATGACCAACTGGATTATAAGGGGCTTCGCAGAAGACAATGCTGCGCCCTTTGCCAGTGATGGATCAAACAGACCATCAACCAGAATGAAAACCCAAGCCTGGGTGCAATGGACACTGGGTGTAGCAGAAGGAGGAATACTGACAGGTATTCACTGGACTGCTCAGAGCGTCTACGAGTCGCCAGAGCTGAAAGAAATCGTCCAGGAGATAGTGGATCGAGCAGGCTGGATTGGAGACGCAAGCCAGAAGCTGGGACTAGTAATCGAAAGCGAACACAGCGCTATCGGCAATGCGAAGTATATCGTCGACTACAGCAAGGGCGGAGCGGGACAATGGGCAGCACAACTTATTATCGCCTGGCAACAAAAGAGAAGAACGACAACAATCACGAAGGATTTAGCAGCCTATGATAAAGCCAACTATCCCGAATTTATCATTGTCCATCACAGCGCCACACCCAGAGATTCAACTAAGTTCATAACCATCAAAAACGCACATATAAGCTATGGCTGGGGCGACATCGGCTACCATAAATGGGTTAGCGGTTTACTCGATGGAGATGGTATACTAATACAAGGAAGACCAGAGAACTGGATCGGAGCGCACACCAACAGCAACAAGCAAAACTACCGATCTATTGGGGTATGTGTATGCGGAGACTTCCACTCGACAGCAGGAAATGAAATCCCGACAGCAGCCCAGTTAGCCACACTACAGCAACTCCTCGACACGATCAGAAAGCAGCGAAATACTCCCAAAGAACGAGTATTGGGTCACACCGAAGTGCCTGGGGCAGCCACCAACTGCCCTGGCGATAACCTGTTGCCTTATATCCAGAATTATAGGCTTACAGGAAGTTTAACCTGA